In the Afipia sp. GAS231 genome, GTCTCCAACGTGGCAGGCGCACCGCCTTCGTACAGTGCAAGGACATCGGCGATGGCTCGGTTAAGCGGCGTCGCTACCCCCACAGCGCTCCCGAGTTGGACTACTCCGCCGGATAACCACCGGATCTCCAACTGCCTGCTGCGTTGCAGGTCATGATGCATCGATGACGTCATGTCGGGCGCCACGTCGTCGGCAAGCGCGAGGCGCCGCTCGGCGTAATCCGCCTGGAGCTTCGCGCCATGGGCGTTTGCAACAGCGACAACCTCCCGCATGACGTCGAGCAGGAACGCCCGCGTCTGCCGGTTCTCCCTGATTGGACCGATCGCACTTCGCATGGCGGTAGTGGTGCCGGACAAGCCGACAAGAAACACGTACTTCTCCCAGATTTCCCGAACAACGTTGGTGGACAGTTCGGCGTTGATGCCGCCATTCTTGCAGGCTTGCAAAAGCTCTTCAGCGCGCGTCGACCGGCGGCCATCGAACTCGCCGAAGATCAATCGTTGCATCGGTCCCGTCTGCCGGATAACGCCAGGGCGATCGATCGTGGTCGCGACGTAGCCGACCCCGCCCATGATCCGGGTCGGGCCATAGGCGTTTCGTAACGCGTCGTCCTTGAGCACACCATTTTGGAACGAAATCAGAGTCGTGTCCGGTCCAACCATCGGCTTGATCTGCTCGAGGACCGTCTCCGTGTCCCACAGCTTGACAGCCAGCAATACGAAATCCGCCACACCGAGATCGGTGGGATTGTCTGAGGCTCTCACGGGATTGACGCACACCTTTTCAGGACCGCCTTCGACGACCAGTCCGTTCGCGCGGATGGCCGCCAGGTGAGAGCCCCGGGCAAGGAAGCAAACATCTGCACCGCCTTGAGCAAGGCGGGCGCCAAAGTAGCCGCCGAAACCTCCTGCACCGATCATCGCTATGCGCATAGTGAGCCCCTGACTTATTCAAATGGGGGAATGGTCGAAATACCGACGGAATCGAGCCGCGTTTATTGCATCGATCCAGCCCGCTCTTTATGCAAAGAGCCCAGCTCTATTTCGTAAGGGCACTATGTCAATCCGAAAAACGAATAGTTTAGATTACACCTATCTCGACAACAGATTGCGGGCAGACCAGAGGGGTATCGCCCGTAAGGACTAGCTTGCGAACTGCACCCCCTGCGTGTCAGCGACCTGAGACGAACCGACCTGCACTGGCAAAGCGACGTTGGACATGCGCGACCAGACCCGCCCTGCCATAGCGCGTTGATCCGCCTTACCACTCATACAACATTGATCCCTCATTCAACCGCACAACGGAACAGTGTTCGCCGAACAATGAACGTTCACGTTCGTGCGAACGAGTCGTAAACTGAGATACTGGATGCGATTTCGCCTCGCGCCGACGGTTGGCAGAGCATGAGAGGTAAATCGACATGCGATCTAATCCGACCTTGCGTTGAACTCGTATGCCACCGCCCAACACCTGGAGTTCCAAGAATGACCACCTCGTTCGATTATGCGCCGCCGAAAGTCTGGAGTTGGGACAAGCCGAACGGCGGACGGTTCGCGAACGTCAACCGACCGATCGCCGGCCCGACGCACGAGAAGGAACTCCCCGTCGGTCGCCATCCCCTCCAACTCTACTCCCAGGGAACGCCGAACGGCGTGAAGGTGGCCGTGATGCTCGAGGAGTTGTTGGCGCTCGGCCATAGTGGCGCGGAATACGATGCCTGGCTGATCAGAATCGACCGCGGCGATCAGTTCGGGAGCGGCTTTGTTGGGCTGAACCCCAACTCCAAGATCCCGGCCTTGGTTGATCAAAGCGGACCGATGCCGATCCGGGTCTTCGAGTCCGGTGCTATCTTGATATACTTGGCCGAGAAGTTTGGCGCGTTCCTGCCGACCGGACATGGTGCACGCGCCGAATGCCTGTCGTGGCTGTTCTGGCAGGCGGGAAGCGCACCATATGTGGGCGGAGGCTTCGGCCACTTTTATGCCTACGCGCCGACCAGGATCGAATACGCCATAGATCGCTTCTCCATGGAGACGAAACGCCAGCTCGACGTGCTCGACCGGCACCTCGAAACGAGAGAATTTATCGCTGGCAACGACTACACGATCGCCGATATCGCCGCCTGGCCCTGGTACGCTGGCTTATCAAGGGGCTGGCTCTACGAAGCGGCCGAGTTCCTTCAAACACAGGAATACAAGAACGTTGCGCGCTGGATAGACGCGATCGCCGAACGGCCGGCCGTCCGACGCGGGCGAATGGTCAACCGCGTCAATGGCGAAGCCTCAAGTCAACTGCATGAACGGCATGACGCCGGCGATTTTGAGACCAAGACGCAAGACAAACTGGCGAGCGGAACATAGCAGCTCGCGCATTGGTTGCGTGCGGCGCGCTTGGCGCGGATATCGAGTCGATCACGCATTAGAGCTACCATCTTCCGTTGGACCGCCCAGGGTTACTTTAGATACCAGCGTGGTGAAAAACTTCTCGGCCATGCTGTTCACCACACCTGTGATCAGACGTGACCCAAGCTGCGCGAGCTTTCCGCTTATCTGGGCCTCTATTTCATACGTTAGCACGGTGCCATCCCCTGCTCCCTGGAGATGGACACGAGCACCACCCTTGGCAAAACCCGCGACACCCCCCGAACCCTCGCCCCGAATGCGATAGCCGTTATCCGGATCGATCTCGCTCAACTCAACTCTTCCGGTGAAGCGCGCTTTCAATGGACCTATCTTGGCGACAATGGTCGCAGCAAATTCAGTCTCGGAAAGCATCGAGAGAGTTTCACAGCCCGGGATACACTCTTTGAGAATGTCTGGGTCATTGAGTGCGGCCCACACGGCGCTTTGCTTCGCCGGAATCGTATAGCTTCCCGTTAGATCCATTGCGCTTCTATTCCATGTTGGCCTGAAGACATCGGCAGGCTCTACTCTTGAGCTGCACTGTAGTGGGCCAACAGAATGTCCCGAGTACCGGTCAGCTTGTATCTGATGGTGCCATACCTTCAGGTGCAAGGATCCACCCCGAAACAAGAACTGATCGGGACGGCCTGTGCGGCCGCCTACCGATATCAGCACACTTGCGGACCTGCACTCTCCTGCAGGTCCGCAAGCTCGTAACGGCACTTAGGCTGTCACCAACGCTACCGGCTTTGGCTCATGCATGCTGCGCGCAGCATTCTTGCCTACGACCCGCTCCACCTGAACAAGATTGTCCGAGAAGGTGGGACAATTTCCCATCCCACCGAACCGAGCCGCGGACACGCTATTGACGGTCCCCTCCTCGTTGTGGGTCCGCCAATATCCGACGGTCGTAACGACGAGACCAGCCCGCACGTCGTCGGTTATCTGAGCGACGCCTTGGAAGCCTCCGGTCCGATTGTACACTTTCACCTCATCACCATGTCCGATCATTCGCTCAGCCGCATCTTGCGGGCTAAGGAGAACAAACTGGTTACCCTGCAGCCTCTGTTTCTTGGGCTCGTTGGCATAGTTCGTGTTCAAGAACGCGTGGCTCTTCGGAGCTACGATGCTCAGAGGATAGAGCTTGGCAAGCTCGGGCTCGTCAGCCGCGCTCTCGTATGGTCTGGTATAACCGGGAAGCGGTTCGATAGGCTCGCCACTCTGCATCTCGTTGTACAATTGACGGAATGGAGGTGCCACGAAATTTGTCGCGTTGTTGAGCAAGATTTCACACTTGCCGGACGGCGTCTTGAAGTTCCCCTCGGCGTGAGGCGTCCGCGTGTCTGCCGCGCCCAAGTTCAGCTTCGCGTAGCCTTGCGCCCGAAGCAGGTCCATATCGATGCCCTGCACCTGGGGCGCAGTCCAGTCTATCGTGCTTTCAGCCAGATCCTTGTCCGATTTGATGAACTCGGGATCGGTGAAGCCCATCGTTTTCGCCAGCCTCCGGAAAATTTCCGCGTTCGAACAAGCTTCGCCGGGCGGCTCGATCGCTTTTTGATTGAGCGTAAGGTAGAAATGCCCCCAGGAGAACATCATGTCATCGTGTTCGGCCGCCATCGTTGCCGGCAAGATGATATCGGCATAAGCCGCGGTATCGCTGACGAAGTGATCCGCGACGACGGTGAACAGATCTTCGCGTTGAAGCCCCTTGACGATCTTGTCGACATCCATCGCCTGGGTCACCGGATTTGTATTGTAGACCATTATGGATTTGATCGGCGGATCAAGCTTTGTCTCGCCCAATAGCGCCTCTCCCAACTTGAGGAGATTTACGACACGCGTGCCGGGCTTAATCCAATCCGGTCTGCAGATCGCCCCGAAGTTCACGGGGAACTCCCACAACGGCGCCTGATAAATGCCGCCAGCCACATCTTTCCAGGCGCCGGTCAAGGCCGGAAGCGCGATGACGGCGCGGATCGCCTGCGCTCCGCCCGCAGTACGCTCAAGCGCTACGCCGATGCGAATCGATGCGTTTCGCGACTGACCGTATTCACGAGCCAGCTTCCGTATGTCGTCGGCGGGGACACCGGTGATCTTCTCGGCCCATTCAGGTGTGCAGCCAGCCGCGTGCTCCTTGAGTTCCGGGAAACCCAAGACATACTTGTCGACATAGTCGCGATCGACGAGGTCTTCCGCGATCAGCGTTTGGATCATGGCCATCGCAAGAGCGCCATCGGTTCCCGGCTTGGGCGCGATGTGCCAGTCTGCCTGCTTGGCAGTGCGCGACCTATATGGATCGATCACTACGACTTTTGCACCCTTTTGGCGCGCCTCCGTCACGAAGGGCCAATGATGCAGGTTGGTGCTGAGAGAGTTGCAGCCCCAGATAATGATATATTTCGAGTAGGCGAAGCTCTCAGGGTCCAGCGCGTTAGTGGGCCCGACAGTGAGGAGCCATGCTGTGGAAGAGCCCGAAGCGCAATAGGTCTTCTCGCAAACGGTGGCGCCGAGCTTGTTGAAGAATGCGTCGCCAACCGTAAGGCCCTGCACAAGACCTTCATTGCCGAGATAGCTGACGGGAAGAATGGCTTCTGCGCCATGGTCAGCAATAGTTCTCGTCCAGCGCTGTTTGATTTCCGCCAGCGCCTGGTCCCAGCTGATCCGCACGAAGGGCCGGCTGCCCTTTGGCCCGTTACGCTTCAGTGGGTGCAACACGCGGTCCGCGTTGTAGTGGCGATCCGAGTAATCGTTGAGTTTGACGCATAGTCCGCCACGCGTAACCGGATGCTTCGGGTTTCCACGAACGTTGACTAATTTGTCGCCTTCCACGGTATAAAGCATTGCGCAGGTGTCGGGACAGTCGTGGGGGCAACCACCAAAATATTCCCTCGTATTCGCCTTCGTCGTTGAAGTGCTGGTCGGCATCGACATATTCCTTCTACCGTCAGGTTAGGGAACTCTGCGCATGGGACTTACGGTCACCAAGAGCGGCCTCTCACAGTAAAATCCAACGACTCAATCGAAATGAGTACCGGTTACCGCGAATCTCGTGGTGCCGGCTTGGCTTTGCAGTCTGTCCGGACTCAGGCCTTTTATTTGCACCGGTACTTCACTGACCGGGCTCTCGGGATGGATGATCGACCAATCCTTGGTCGTGCGCTTTGCATGTCGACAGAACATGGCGGCAACATCATCTATGAGATCGCATGCCCCCCTCCTCGTGGATACGTTCGGGCGCCGAATTGAATATCTGCGGCTTTCGGTGACCGACCGCTGCGACTTACGCTGCACCTACTGCATTCCAAAGGGATTTCGCGGCTTTCAGGAACCGGCCTCCTGGTTGCGGTTCGAGGAAATCGAGCGCCTGATCTCCATTATGGCTCCTCGTGGGCTGAAACGTGTCCGCCTCACAGGTGGCGAGCCGCTGGTGCGGCGAGACTTGCCAAATCTTGCGGCGCGCCTTGCCGCAATACCGGGCATCGACGATCTATCCTTGAGCACCAACGCGACCCGATTGCATGCACTCGCGGCGCCGTTGAAGGAGGCCGGCGTGAGGCGCGTCAACGTCAGCCTGGACTCGCTTCGCGCAGACCGCGTCGCCGCGATCTGCGGCCGGGATGTTCTCGACAAAATTCTGGCTGGCCTGGCGGCCGCCAAGGAAGCCGGTTTCGCACCGATCAAGATCAACATGGTCGCGATGCATGGCGTGAATGACGACGAAATCGATGACATGGTCGATTTCTGCATGGAGCAGGGATTTGTTCTTCGCCTGATCGAAGCGATGCCGATGGGGGCAACCGGTCGAAATACCCAATTCCTTGATCTCCAGCCGATCCGGCGGCGCTTGCAGCAAGAACGCGGCCTAGTCGCGGGCGACGTGCCCGGCGGTGGGCCTGCGCGATATCTGAAAACGCCAGACGGGCGATTGAGCATCGGCTTCATCACTCCGCTTTCAGAACATTTTTGCGCCACTTGCAATCGGGTGCGGCTCGCAGCCGACGGGACAATGTATCTCTGTCTCGGTCAGCGGGAGCAGCTGGCATTCGGTCCACTATTACGTCGCGGCGCCAGCGACGAAGAGATAGTGGAGGCACTTCGGTCAGCAATGAGCCTAAAACCGGAGCGGCACGAGTTCAATGAAAAACCTGATAAAATTTCGCGACTCATGGCCGCGACGGGCGGCTAGTCGATTGCCACCATGATGTTCGAATGAGGAACGACAATGCCCCATGTGGTTACCGGGAACTGTAGCGACTGTAGATTCACGGATTGCGTTCTCGTTTGTCCGGTGGCGTGTTTCCATGGCGACAATCAACGAATGTACATCGATCCGATCGCATGCGTCGATTGCGCGGCATGCATTCCGGCCTGTCCGGTTCACGCTATCAGCGAAAGCGCGGATCTCTCGGAAGACCAGGTAATGTGGATTCAGATTAACGCTGATAGATCGAGCACCACACCCGTGATCCGGAGCAAGCAAACGCCGTTGGCGGGTGCGGAGGAACGACGAGCCGCCCTGGGCTATTCCTGAACGCATCAAACCGTAGTGGCCTTACCCGTGAACAGAATTGGAACAGCCGATAACCCCTTGCGGGTTGCGATCGTTGGAAGCGGCCCTAGTGGCTTCTACGCGGCTGAAGCACTGCTGCAATCCGAACACACGACCGAGGTCGACATTCTCGAACGTCTCCCCGTCCCTTACGGCCTCGTCCGCTATGGTGTCGCGCCCGACCACCCGCGGTTAAAGGATGTCGCAGATACGTACGCAGCGATCGCTCAACATCCTCGCTTTTCATTCATTGGTAACGTGTCATTCGGCAAGGATTTCACCCTCAGAGAATTGGCGGATTGTTATCACGCGGTGATCTTTGCCACGGGCGCGGCAACGGACCGGAAGCTTGGCATCCCCGGCGAGGATCTTCAGGGAAGCCACGCCGCTACTTCATTTGTGGGGTGGTACAACGGTCATCCCGACTACCGAGATCTCAAATTCGACTTATCAGGTGAATCCGCCATCATCATCGGCCAGGGCAACGTCGCGGTCGACGTCTGCCGGATCCTGGCGAAGTCAACCGATGAATTGCGAAAGACCGATATCGCATCGCACGCACTGGACGCCCTGGCCGAGAGCCGCATCCGCGAGATTCATCTCATCGGGCGCAGAGGTCCGGCTCAGACACGATTCACCACCAAGGAGCTACGCGAGCTCGGTCAGCTGTCTGAGTGCGATCCTTTCGTGGACCCTGATGATTTGCTCCTGAGCGAAACGTGCAAGTCCGAACTGAACGACGTTCGCGAGCCCGCCCGCGCACGCAATTTCGAGATATTCCGGACCTTCGCCTCCCGTCGGCAGGAAAAGCCGAAATGCTGCCGCGTCCACTTCTTCCTGAGTCCACGAGAAGCACGTGGGGAGCATAGGCTCGAGGAACTGGTTCTTGAGCGAACCCGGCTCGTCGGCGCTGCCGGTCGTCAAGAGGCGATCGGCACCGGGAAGACGGTATCTATCGGGACCGGACTGATGATTCGCAGTGTCGGCTACAGCGGACTTCCGTTGGAAGGAGTTCCATTTGATGAGAAGCTCGGCACGGTTCCCAACAAGGACGGCCGCGCGGCGATAACATCGTCGAACGGATTTCCAGTCTATGTCACTGGCTGGATCAAGCGCGGGCCGACCGGAATCATCGGGACGAACCGAGCCGACAGCATGGCAACTGTTGCGACCCTTCTCGCAGATCTGCCGACCTTCAGCTCTCAACCCAAAACTGGCCGCGAAGCGTCGGTCTCCTTGTTGGCGCAACGGTCGGTGCGGTCAGTCTCCTTCCATGATTGGGAAACGATCGATCAAGCGGAGAAAGCGCGTGGCCTTCCCGTTGGCAAGCCACGAGAGAAATTCACGAGGATTTCCGAAATGCTTGCGGCCTGTAACGCCTAGCAGTAGGTTTTCTGTCGGCATCGTCAAAGTCAATGGCGACTTCTGGGAACAACGGTCGCTTGCAGGGCTGATGAGCCCCTCTCCGATCGTGTCGAGATCGGGATGCCAACGCAGTAGTGGCCTGGCAATTTTTGCGAACTATCGAGTGTCGAACGATTGGAGCAGCCGATGCAGTTAGCTCTTGAAATTGATCTTTCCGCTGCGTCACTGCAAGCTCAGGTTTTCAGGCAGATCCATGGCTTGATCGTATCTGGCCGCCTGAGACCCGGTACACGCCTTCCCGGAAGTCGTGCTCTTAGCGAACAGCTTGGGGTGTCGCGCAATACAATCATTCTCGCTTACGAGACATTGACGGCCGAAGGGTATCTGGAGTCGAGGGAAGGTGCCGGAACATACGTGTCAAATACGCTTCCCGATAGCTCGTTATCGGTTGCAGACTCCTTTACCAACAGAGCCACCCACACCAAACCGATCCACTTGTTCGTTCCTGTCGCCGAGGAAGCGAAACGATCCACATTCCCCAATGAAATCGTTTGCGACTTTGCGCTTGAGAGCACCGATCCCGCTTGCTTTCCGCGCAGCGTATGGCGCCGACTAACCAATTGGCGAATGCAATCTTCGAAATTCAACTTGACGTATTCCGGTACCCCGAAGGGGCTTCGGGAGTTGCGAGAGACTCTTGCCGGCTATCTGGGGGCTTCTCGCGGCATTTCATGCAGTCCGGATCAAATAGTGATCGTCACTGGTGTTCAGCAGGCGCTGAACGTCGCTGCTCATCTGTTTGTCCGCGCAGGGACAACGGTGGCAATGGAAGCGCCTGGTTGCAGCGCAACAGCGGATCTTTTCCGGGCTTACGGCGCGAATATAGCGCCGGTTCCCGTCGATCAGAGTGGCATCGTCGTAAAGCACTTGCCACAATCCAGCATGAGCCTCGCCTTCGTCACTCCGGTCCGTCAATATCCGATGGGCGTCATGTTGTCAGCTTCCCGACGCGAAGTCTTGCTGGATTGGGCGAACCAAACGGACTCTCACATTGTCGAAATCGATTTCGACACTGAGATTCGCTATCAGGGATCACCGCCACCACCCCTGAAGAGCCTCGACACCTTCGGACGGGTGGTCTACGTCGGCTCGTTTGCAGCCTCCATCGGCCCGGGGCTGAGGGTGGGATACATGGTCCTGCCGCCCCATTTAGTGAACCTTGCCGTTCACGCGGTATCACTTCTCGACCATGGCTTTCCGTGCACAGGTGTTCCTTGGCTCGAACAGGCCGTGCTGAATGACTTCATCGAAACCGGCGCCTTCGAAAAGCACCTCAGAAAAATTCGCAAAACCTACATGGCACGGCGCGACTGCCTGGTCGCGGCACTTCAGAAACATGTCGGGTCCGTCCAGATAAACCCGGTGCATTGTGGCACACATCTGGTATGGGAGCTGCCGCCGGATTTTCCCAGCGCCGTCAAATTGCAGACGCTGATGCTGAAGCAGCAGATCGGCGTCTACACGTTGCGCGACCAGAATATCGGAGACGCGGACTATCTGGAGAATTGTGATCGGTACCTCCTGTTGGGATTCGCAGCGCTGGCAGAACCGGCGATCGAAGAGGGAATCTCGAGGCTCGCCAAGGCGCTTTGAAGATCTGATCCAGCAAAAACGACCGACCACACTGCCGACTCTTCAGCCGGGCACACTGCGCGACCCGGCCTTGGCAGGTTCTATCGCGCCAAATGTCACAAGCTCAACAACTGGTACCATCGGCTTTGCCTGCACCGGCGCTGTGAGGAGCACTCCCGCCTTACTAAGTTATGCCTGGAAATTGCGGGCGAGCTCCTACTGCGACGGCGCCGGCAGTTAGGGACGCCGGCGGGTGTTTTCCACTTCGGTCATGGCGCCGCTGGTAGATACCACAAGGGAGTAAGAGATGAGTGGCACAGCTACGAATTTGGGCGACTATGAAGCCATCACGAAGGTCGTTCAACATTATCTGGACGGCGCAAAATCGGGGAAGGGAAGCGAAATGAAGCCCGCCTTCCACAAGGACGCTACGATTTTTGGATATGTGGGACCTGATCTCTTTGCTGGACCTATCCAAGGGCTTTACGATTGGAACGACAAGAATGGTCCAGCCACTGGAATCAAGTCTCGTATTTCGGAGATCGACGTCGTCGGCACGATCGCGAACGTGCGTTTGGAAATCGACGACTGGACGGGATCGCGCTTCACTGACATGTTCACGCTGCTGAAGCTGGATGGGAAGTGGCAAATCATGAACAAGGTCTTCCATCTCCATAGTTGATATTTAGGTTGGCGTTCAGACGGCACCAATTGCATCTGGACCCGACTTCGGTCGGGTCCATTTTTCTCCATTTTTCGCATCCGGCGTCCAGACCAGTAGAGGGGCTGCGGCGTCGGCTGGACCAGCCACGGCGCCGCACCACGTAACGCCAGCTAACTCACGAACGACGATGCAGGAAGTCGACGACAAGTTTAGTCGTCGCGGCAGGCTGTTCTTCCGTGATCCAGTGCCCGCAATCGGGGATGATCACGTCTTCGACATTATCGGCGACACACCGAACCACCGCGCCGATCATCGGGCCGAATGTAGCTTCACCACCCAGGGCCAAGACCGGCATCTTGAGCTTGCCCTGCGCAAGGAACGCCTTGTTGTCGATCGCATCCTGGCTAAACGACAGGAACTGCGCAAAACCCGCTCGCATTGCGCCGGGTTGCGCATAGAGCGCCGCATAATGCTGGCGCTTCGCTTCATCAAAACGCTCCGGGTGCTGGGAAAGTTCGTTCCAGAAGCGGTCGAGATAGATGCGCTCCCGGCCGGCGACCAGGCGCTCCATGTCATGACCACCGAAACCAAAGTGCCACATAGCCGGCTCCTGCAGGATCTTTTCCCAGGGTCCGATGCCGGGCAGCGGCGCATCGATTGCCACCCATCGGCTTACGCGCTCGGGGTGGGTGGCGGCAACTGCGTAGCCGACCATGATCCCGATATCGTGCGTCACCAATTCGAACGTACGCACACCCAGAGCATCCAGGACGCCCACCACGTCCGCCGCCAGATTCTTCTTGTCATAGCCGCCATCAGGCTTCGACGAGAGGCCCGACCCACGCAGGTCAGGCACGAAAATGGTGTGGTCTTCGATGAGTGCGCTCGCCAGATGTCCCCACATGTCGCCCGATGTGCCAAAGCCGTGCAGCAGGACGACTGCCGGGCCATGACCGCCGACCCGCACATGGATGGATGTACCGTTGGTTTCGATCGTCCGCGTCTGCATTACAGCCGGGAAGGGATAAATCCCATCTACTTGGACATGTTCGCTCATCTGTTTGCTCCTGGTCTGGGCGCGTGCCGCACCCGTGAGTGTGAACTGGGCCACCGTGCCCAGACCGATAGCGGTCGCGCTCAGAAAGTCGCGGCGAGAGGGGTTGAGGTGCTTGATCATGCGAATTTCTCCTCTGCGGATCGAGGTCGGCAAGTACGCAAAGAGCCGTGCCGAAGCCG is a window encoding:
- a CDS encoding CoxG family protein; the encoded protein is MDLTGSYTIPAKQSAVWAALNDPDILKECIPGCETLSMLSETEFAATIVAKIGPLKARFTGRVELSEIDPDNGYRIRGEGSGGVAGFAKGGARVHLQGAGDGTVLTYEIEAQISGKLAQLGSRLITGVVNSMAEKFFTTLVSKVTLGGPTEDGSSNA
- a CDS encoding nuclear transport factor 2 family protein, with protein sequence MSGTATNLGDYEAITKVVQHYLDGAKSGKGSEMKPAFHKDATIFGYVGPDLFAGPIQGLYDWNDKNGPATGIKSRISEIDVVGTIANVRLEIDDWTGSRFTDMFTLLKLDGKWQIMNKVFHLHS
- a CDS encoding ketopantoate reductase family protein translates to MRIAMIGAGGFGGYFGARLAQGGADVCFLARGSHLAAIRANGLVVEGGPEKVCVNPVRASDNPTDLGVADFVLLAVKLWDTETVLEQIKPMVGPDTTLISFQNGVLKDDALRNAYGPTRIMGGVGYVATTIDRPGVIRQTGPMQRLIFGEFDGRRSTRAEELLQACKNGGINAELSTNVVREIWEKYVFLVGLSGTTTAMRSAIGPIRENRQTRAFLLDVMREVVAVANAHGAKLQADYAERRLALADDVAPDMTSSMHHDLQRSRQLEIRWLSGGVVQLGSAVGVATPLNRAIADVLALYEGGAPATLETRALESAGAT
- a CDS encoding alpha/beta fold hydrolase; translated protein: MSEHVQVDGIYPFPAVMQTRTIETNGTSIHVRVGGHGPAVVLLHGFGTSGDMWGHLASALIEDHTIFVPDLRGSGLSSKPDGGYDKKNLAADVVGVLDALGVRTFELVTHDIGIMVGYAVAATHPERVSRWVAIDAPLPGIGPWEKILQEPAMWHFGFGGHDMERLVAGRERIYLDRFWNELSQHPERFDEAKRQHYAALYAQPGAMRAGFAQFLSFSQDAIDNKAFLAQGKLKMPVLALGGEATFGPMIGAVVRCVADNVEDVIIPDCGHWITEEQPAATTKLVVDFLHRRS
- a CDS encoding FAD-dependent oxidoreductase → MRVAIVGSGPSGFYAAEALLQSEHTTEVDILERLPVPYGLVRYGVAPDHPRLKDVADTYAAIAQHPRFSFIGNVSFGKDFTLRELADCYHAVIFATGAATDRKLGIPGEDLQGSHAATSFVGWYNGHPDYRDLKFDLSGESAIIIGQGNVAVDVCRILAKSTDELRKTDIASHALDALAESRIREIHLIGRRGPAQTRFTTKELRELGQLSECDPFVDPDDLLLSETCKSELNDVREPARARNFEIFRTFASRRQEKPKCCRVHFFLSPREARGEHRLEELVLERTRLVGAAGRQEAIGTGKTVSIGTGLMIRSVGYSGLPLEGVPFDEKLGTVPNKDGRAAITSSNGFPVYVTGWIKRGPTGIIGTNRADSMATVATLLADLPTFSSQPKTGREASVSLLAQRSVRSVSFHDWETIDQAEKARGLPVGKPREKFTRISEMLAACNA
- a CDS encoding PLP-dependent aminotransferase family protein gives rise to the protein MQLALEIDLSAASLQAQVFRQIHGLIVSGRLRPGTRLPGSRALSEQLGVSRNTIILAYETLTAEGYLESREGAGTYVSNTLPDSSLSVADSFTNRATHTKPIHLFVPVAEEAKRSTFPNEIVCDFALESTDPACFPRSVWRRLTNWRMQSSKFNLTYSGTPKGLRELRETLAGYLGASRGISCSPDQIVIVTGVQQALNVAAHLFVRAGTTVAMEAPGCSATADLFRAYGANIAPVPVDQSGIVVKHLPQSSMSLAFVTPVRQYPMGVMLSASRREVLLDWANQTDSHIVEIDFDTEIRYQGSPPPPLKSLDTFGRVVYVGSFAASIGPGLRVGYMVLPPHLVNLAVHAVSLLDHGFPCTGVPWLEQAVLNDFIETGAFEKHLRKIRKTYMARRDCLVAALQKHVGSVQINPVHCGTHLVWELPPDFPSAVKLQTLMLKQQIGVYTLRDQNIGDADYLENCDRYLLLGFAALAEPAIEEGISRLAKAL
- a CDS encoding 4Fe-4S binding protein; translated protein: MYIDPIACVDCAACIPACPVHAISESADLSEDQVMWIQINADRSSTTPVIRSKQTPLAGAEERRAALGYS
- a CDS encoding molybdopterin-dependent oxidoreductase translates to MPTSTSTTKANTREYFGGCPHDCPDTCAMLYTVEGDKLVNVRGNPKHPVTRGGLCVKLNDYSDRHYNADRVLHPLKRNGPKGSRPFVRISWDQALAEIKQRWTRTIADHGAEAILPVSYLGNEGLVQGLTVGDAFFNKLGATVCEKTYCASGSSTAWLLTVGPTNALDPESFAYSKYIIIWGCNSLSTNLHHWPFVTEARQKGAKVVVIDPYRSRTAKQADWHIAPKPGTDGALAMAMIQTLIAEDLVDRDYVDKYVLGFPELKEHAAGCTPEWAEKITGVPADDIRKLAREYGQSRNASIRIGVALERTAGGAQAIRAVIALPALTGAWKDVAGGIYQAPLWEFPVNFGAICRPDWIKPGTRVVNLLKLGEALLGETKLDPPIKSIMVYNTNPVTQAMDVDKIVKGLQREDLFTVVADHFVSDTAAYADIILPATMAAEHDDMMFSWGHFYLTLNQKAIEPPGEACSNAEIFRRLAKTMGFTDPEFIKSDKDLAESTIDWTAPQVQGIDMDLLRAQGYAKLNLGAADTRTPHAEGNFKTPSGKCEILLNNATNFVAPPFRQLYNEMQSGEPIEPLPGYTRPYESAADEPELAKLYPLSIVAPKSHAFLNTNYANEPKKQRLQGNQFVLLSPQDAAERMIGHGDEVKVYNRTGGFQGVAQITDDVRAGLVVTTVGYWRTHNEEGTVNSVSAARFGGMGNCPTFSDNLVQVERVVGKNAARSMHEPKPVALVTA
- the yghU gene encoding glutathione-dependent disulfide-bond oxidoreductase, whose protein sequence is MTTSFDYAPPKVWSWDKPNGGRFANVNRPIAGPTHEKELPVGRHPLQLYSQGTPNGVKVAVMLEELLALGHSGAEYDAWLIRIDRGDQFGSGFVGLNPNSKIPALVDQSGPMPIRVFESGAILIYLAEKFGAFLPTGHGARAECLSWLFWQAGSAPYVGGGFGHFYAYAPTRIEYAIDRFSMETKRQLDVLDRHLETREFIAGNDYTIADIAAWPWYAGLSRGWLYEAAEFLQTQEYKNVARWIDAIAERPAVRRGRMVNRVNGEASSQLHERHDAGDFETKTQDKLASGT
- the moaA gene encoding GTP 3',8-cyclase MoaA, which translates into the protein MIDQSLVVRFACRQNMAATSSMRSHAPLLVDTFGRRIEYLRLSVTDRCDLRCTYCIPKGFRGFQEPASWLRFEEIERLISIMAPRGLKRVRLTGGEPLVRRDLPNLAARLAAIPGIDDLSLSTNATRLHALAAPLKEAGVRRVNVSLDSLRADRVAAICGRDVLDKILAGLAAAKEAGFAPIKINMVAMHGVNDDEIDDMVDFCMEQGFVLRLIEAMPMGATGRNTQFLDLQPIRRRLQQERGLVAGDVPGGGPARYLKTPDGRLSIGFITPLSEHFCATCNRVRLAADGTMYLCLGQREQLAFGPLLRRGASDEEIVEALRSAMSLKPERHEFNEKPDKISRLMAATGG